From the Salinimicrobium tongyeongense genome, one window contains:
- a CDS encoding DMT family transporter gives MNKRLLAILAAIGAGTIYGINHTVAKALMPVYIQPFGFILLRVTGAAILFWLISPLGPKEKIATSDWPRLLGCSILGMCINMLFFFKGLNLTTPINSSVITTITPIIVLVLAAILIKEKITLLKTIGIITGLAGALGLILFSSSEVRNASNIPLGNFLVLVNATSYGLYLILVKPLTGRYHPFTLMKWLFTMAVIINLPFTLKEFIQVEWSSLPIEAILGMSFVVVGTTFLTYLLNVYALRQLSASTISAFVYLQPLIAIIYAVSTGADSLNLLKIVAALLVFAGVYMVTRKPRPKPAA, from the coding sequence GTGAATAAGAGGCTGCTGGCAATTCTCGCAGCCATTGGCGCAGGCACTATTTATGGCATTAACCATACGGTAGCCAAAGCTTTGATGCCGGTTTACATTCAGCCATTTGGGTTCATCCTGCTGCGGGTAACGGGAGCCGCCATTCTTTTCTGGTTAATTAGCCCCTTAGGGCCAAAAGAGAAAATTGCTACCAGTGACTGGCCGCGCCTGCTGGGTTGCTCTATTCTGGGGATGTGCATAAACATGCTGTTCTTCTTCAAAGGCCTTAACCTCACCACGCCCATCAACAGTTCGGTGATCACTACCATCACACCAATTATTGTGCTGGTTTTGGCTGCCATTCTCATCAAAGAAAAGATAACCCTGCTAAAGACTATTGGGATCATAACAGGACTGGCGGGAGCGCTGGGCCTCATCCTGTTTAGCAGTAGCGAAGTAAGGAACGCCAGTAATATCCCGCTGGGGAATTTCCTGGTGCTCGTAAATGCCACTTCTTACGGACTTTATCTCATTTTGGTAAAGCCGCTTACCGGCAGGTATCACCCTTTCACATTGATGAAATGGCTTTTTACAATGGCGGTGATCATCAATTTGCCATTCACCCTGAAGGAATTCATTCAGGTGGAATGGAGCAGCCTGCCCATCGAAGCCATTTTAGGGATGAGTTTTGTTGTAGTGGGAACTACTTTTCTCACCTACCTCCTCAATGTTTACGCGCTTAGGCAATTGAGCGCCTCCACCATAAGTGCATTTGTGTATTTACAGCCCCTCATCGCGATTATCTATGCGGTATCAACCGGGGCCGATTCCCTGAATTTGCTCAAAATAGTGGCGGCGCTTCTCGTTTTTGCAGGGGTCTATATGGTTACCCGAAAACCCAGGCCTAAGCCTGCAGCATAG
- a CDS encoding DUF3298 and DUF4163 domain-containing protein codes for MFRKLFALVFLALVFTGCKQDKEEEKSAGNLAPLSFQKESLVRKAGKNCDTADYDCSVIALDVVRARGASEVSESINRRLDEHTIGLVSTQKNPNISSLEELAEKFLSDYREAARNFSEEPPWEAYVDQKVYLHTDSLISIGIVTEIFSGGAHGYKTLTFLNMDPTTGKLLSKNDIFEEDFTSFVEQRFRQEQEIPEAENINSTGFWFENETFSLPENIGFSEEKVILIYNSYEIAPYAAGDIMMEIPLKEVVPFMKIE; via the coding sequence ATGTTCCGCAAATTATTTGCCCTGGTATTCCTGGCACTGGTATTTACAGGGTGTAAGCAAGACAAAGAAGAAGAAAAATCGGCAGGAAATTTAGCTCCTTTAAGCTTTCAGAAGGAGAGCCTGGTGAGAAAGGCGGGGAAAAACTGCGACACGGCCGATTACGATTGTTCTGTCATCGCGTTAGACGTGGTGAGGGCAAGGGGTGCTTCGGAAGTTTCTGAAAGCATAAACCGAAGGCTTGATGAACACACCATTGGCCTGGTCTCTACCCAGAAAAACCCGAATATTTCGAGTCTCGAAGAACTGGCCGAAAAATTCCTGAGCGACTATCGCGAAGCTGCGAGGAATTTTTCCGAAGAACCACCATGGGAAGCTTACGTAGATCAAAAAGTATATCTGCACACCGACAGTTTGATCTCTATTGGAATAGTCACTGAAATTTTTAGCGGCGGCGCCCACGGCTATAAAACCCTTACCTTTTTGAACATGGATCCCACTACCGGGAAATTACTTTCCAAAAATGACATTTTTGAAGAGGATTTTACTTCATTCGTAGAGCAAAGGTTTAGGCAGGAACAGGAGATCCCTGAAGCTGAAAACATTAACAGTACAGGTTTCTGGTTTGAAAATGAAACCTTCAGCCTGCCCGAGAATATTGGCTTTTCCGAAGAAAAGGTGATCCTGATCTACAACTCTTATGAGATTGCGCCCTACGCTGCCGGGGATATCATGATGGAAATTCCGCTGAAAGAAGTGGTGCCTTTCATGAAGATTGAATAA
- a CDS encoding TonB-dependent receptor, giving the protein MRFYISLALFFLLFTVSSAQEIQVLDKETGEPVFNVAVFNKDKSKHLLTGFNGEASLSGFSYNEVIFFRHVSHSNFHATKRQILQQEGKVYLASTKNELSEVVLSVSRFEQNKGMVPQKVVTINQKDILTSAPQTSADLLESTGQVYVQKSQLGGGSPMIRGFATNRLLITVDGVRMNTAIFRGGNVQNVISIDPLSIERAEVVLGPGSLVFGSDAIGGVINFLTLSPAFSVAKGGNFSGRAYTRYATANEEKTGHLNLSYGTKKWAFLSSASYSDFGDMRMGSHGPEEYLRPDYVVRRNGQDLMVENDNPKVQKPTGYNQLNLLQKIRFKPNEEYNFSLGMIYSTTSDYPRYDRLYRKRNGVLRAADWYYGPQEWLQTNFQLNKAGNGKIYNDAKLTAAYQYFEESRNDRAFGDDIFYHTQEEVDAYSLNLDFEKDFASTTLSYGAEYVYNKVGSKGSEKNIITGEWAAGTSRYPDDASWQSLAAYGNLQWELAPSLNLQTGARYNYILLDAEFDEEIYDFPFSDANLRTGALTGSAGLNWQQNDIFGWQFNLSTGFRSPNIDDVGKIFDSAPGLVVVPNPDLEPEKAYNAELGLRLNFEHVVKLELAGYYTLLEDALVRRDFDLNGETSIEYHGEPSRVQAIQNAARAHVYGFEAGAKIRFSQQLKIESQLSITEGEEEQDDGTTAPLRHAAPLFGNAHLVWENDRLRFDLFGEYNGEISASELAPLEKDKDYLYAINENGDPYSPEWYTLNFSSQYQLGKMWLVTASLENITDQRYRTYSSGVAAAGRNLILALQYSF; this is encoded by the coding sequence ATGAGATTTTACATCAGTTTAGCCCTGTTTTTTCTGCTTTTTACTGTTAGTTCGGCCCAGGAAATTCAGGTGCTTGATAAGGAGACCGGCGAGCCTGTTTTTAACGTGGCGGTCTTTAATAAAGATAAGTCAAAACACCTGCTTACCGGCTTTAATGGAGAAGCCAGTCTTTCAGGGTTTTCTTATAACGAGGTGATTTTCTTCAGGCATGTTTCTCATTCAAATTTTCATGCTACCAAGCGGCAGATCCTTCAGCAGGAAGGAAAAGTGTATCTGGCATCTACTAAAAATGAGCTTTCAGAAGTAGTGCTTTCGGTATCAAGGTTTGAGCAGAACAAAGGAATGGTGCCGCAAAAGGTGGTCACCATTAATCAAAAAGATATACTTACATCGGCTCCGCAAACTTCGGCCGATTTGCTCGAGAGCACCGGGCAGGTGTACGTGCAGAAGAGTCAGTTAGGCGGCGGCAGCCCCATGATTAGAGGTTTTGCGACCAACAGGTTATTGATTACTGTAGACGGCGTGCGTATGAATACCGCCATTTTTAGGGGTGGAAATGTACAGAATGTGATCTCTATAGATCCTCTCTCCATAGAAAGAGCCGAAGTGGTTCTTGGCCCCGGATCTTTGGTTTTTGGGAGCGACGCCATTGGAGGGGTAATTAATTTTCTAACACTTTCTCCTGCGTTTTCTGTGGCGAAGGGAGGGAATTTTTCGGGTCGTGCCTACACCCGCTATGCTACTGCCAATGAAGAAAAAACCGGGCACCTCAATTTGTCATACGGCACTAAAAAGTGGGCTTTTTTAAGCAGTGCTTCCTATTCAGATTTCGGGGATATGCGCATGGGAAGCCATGGCCCCGAAGAATACCTGCGGCCCGATTATGTGGTGAGGCGAAACGGACAGGATCTCATGGTAGAAAATGACAACCCGAAGGTGCAAAAACCCACGGGTTATAACCAGCTGAATTTGCTTCAGAAAATAAGGTTCAAACCTAACGAAGAATACAATTTTTCCCTCGGGATGATCTACTCCACAACTTCCGATTATCCGCGATACGACCGGCTTTACCGCAAACGAAACGGGGTTTTGAGGGCTGCCGATTGGTACTATGGCCCCCAGGAATGGCTGCAGACCAATTTTCAGCTAAACAAGGCCGGAAACGGCAAGATCTATAACGATGCCAAATTGACCGCGGCTTATCAGTACTTTGAAGAGAGCCGAAATGACCGTGCTTTTGGGGACGATATTTTTTACCACACCCAGGAAGAAGTCGATGCCTATTCTCTAAACCTTGATTTTGAGAAGGATTTTGCTTCTACCACCCTTTCTTACGGGGCAGAATATGTGTACAACAAAGTAGGGTCTAAAGGAAGTGAAAAGAACATCATCACCGGAGAGTGGGCTGCCGGTACTTCACGATATCCCGATGATGCCAGCTGGCAGTCTTTGGCGGCTTACGGGAATTTACAGTGGGAGCTGGCTCCTTCCCTTAACCTGCAAACCGGCGCGAGGTATAATTACATTCTGCTTGATGCCGAATTTGATGAGGAGATTTACGACTTTCCCTTCTCAGATGCCAATTTGCGCACCGGTGCCTTAACCGGAAGTGCCGGATTAAACTGGCAGCAAAATGACATTTTTGGATGGCAATTCAACCTTTCTACCGGTTTTAGATCGCCCAACATTGATGACGTGGGGAAGATCTTTGATTCAGCCCCCGGGCTTGTGGTTGTTCCAAATCCCGATCTTGAACCCGAAAAAGCTTACAATGCCGAGCTAGGCTTAAGACTGAATTTTGAGCATGTGGTAAAGCTGGAACTTGCCGGATATTACACCCTCTTGGAAGATGCCCTGGTGCGGCGGGATTTTGACCTGAATGGGGAGACCAGCATCGAATATCACGGAGAGCCCAGCCGGGTTCAGGCTATACAAAACGCTGCCCGTGCCCATGTTTACGGTTTTGAGGCCGGGGCAAAAATCAGGTTTAGCCAACAGCTCAAAATAGAGAGTCAATTGAGCATTACCGAAGGAGAAGAAGAGCAGGATGACGGCACAACCGCGCCTTTGCGGCATGCGGCACCACTCTTTGGAAATGCGCACCTTGTTTGGGAGAACGACAGGCTTAGGTTTGACCTTTTTGGCGAGTACAACGGCGAGATTAGTGCCTCTGAGCTGGCGCCTTTAGAAAAGGACAAAGACTACCTTTACGCGATAAATGAAAATGGTGACCCCTACTCTCCTGAATGGTACACGCTTAACTTCAGCTCGCAATATCAGCTGGGCAAAATGTGGCTGGTCACTGCCAGCCTTGAAAATATTACCGATCAACGCTACCGCACGTACTCATCGGGAGTGGCGGCTGCCGGCCGCAACCTTATCCTCGCGCTGCAGTACTCCTTCTAG
- a CDS encoding THC0290_0291 family protein, with amino-acid sequence MAKIFKSLMLGLLFFFFGKGAASAQVGLVGQEIGIVAGPVAYFTDYGLRWNLETNSSNVGLGIGLVYYLNFAYRADCDCYARYSYFNDHFRVRAEVDYHEGELNHYGPLAQKESTGGEQLRAMIGKAQVYEVGAHLEYYPLSIRDYTAFAYPIAPYVSLGFNFVGFDPHTYSTLGPLEEHIFPTFDGYVSQEAGSTWSVVAGGGFRYKLGVSSDLVMNMQWRYYDTDWLDGLDHDNPQNKFNDMMFWLNFGYIYYLNF; translated from the coding sequence ATGGCCAAGATTTTCAAATCTTTAATGCTGGGGTTGCTCTTTTTTTTCTTCGGAAAAGGGGCCGCTTCGGCACAGGTTGGATTGGTGGGCCAGGAGATAGGAATAGTGGCGGGACCGGTAGCCTACTTCACCGATTACGGCCTGCGGTGGAATCTAGAGACCAATTCCTCAAACGTTGGCTTGGGGATAGGCCTGGTTTACTACCTCAATTTTGCTTACCGCGCCGATTGTGACTGCTATGCCCGCTACAGTTATTTTAACGATCATTTTAGAGTTAGGGCCGAAGTAGATTACCACGAAGGTGAGCTTAATCATTATGGGCCATTGGCTCAAAAGGAAAGCACCGGCGGTGAACAGCTGCGCGCCATGATTGGAAAAGCACAGGTTTATGAGGTAGGCGCACATTTAGAATACTATCCCCTGAGCATTAGAGACTATACGGCCTTTGCATATCCCATTGCCCCTTATGTGAGCCTTGGCTTCAACTTTGTAGGTTTTGACCCTCATACTTATTCTACTTTAGGGCCGCTCGAAGAGCACATCTTCCCTACATTTGACGGCTATGTAAGCCAGGAAGCAGGCTCTACCTGGAGCGTGGTGGCAGGCGGCGGATTTCGTTACAAGCTGGGAGTGTCCAGCGACCTCGTGATGAACATGCAGTGGCGGTATTACGACACCGACTGGCTGGATGGGCTGGACCACGACAACCCACAGAACAAGTTTAACGACATGATGTTCTGGTTAAACTTCGGGTATATTTATTATCTGAATTTTTGA
- a CDS encoding arsenate reductase family protein, producing the protein MKKIYYLSTCDTCKRILKELDPPADYELQDVKKEPLTLDQLQELKHRAGTYEALFNKRAKLYKERDLKNKQLSEEDYKNLLLEHYTFLKRPVVINGQKIFIGNSKKEVSAAKAALSE; encoded by the coding sequence ATGAAGAAAATCTATTACCTGTCTACCTGCGATACCTGCAAAAGGATACTAAAAGAACTCGACCCGCCTGCCGATTATGAACTGCAGGACGTGAAGAAGGAACCGCTTACTTTAGACCAGCTTCAGGAATTAAAACACAGGGCAGGCACTTATGAAGCCCTTTTTAACAAACGGGCAAAACTCTATAAAGAACGGGATTTAAAGAACAAACAACTCTCTGAAGAAGATTACAAAAACCTCCTTTTAGAGCATTATACATTTCTTAAACGGCCGGTTGTTATTAACGGGCAAAAAATCTTTATTGGCAATTCTAAAAAAGAAGTCTCTGCCGCAAAAGCAGCGTTAAGTGAATAA
- the gdhA gene encoding NADP-specific glutamate dehydrogenase produces MEQNVKEFLDSVSKRNTNEPEFLQAVHEVAETVIPFIEKNKKYQNKKLLERMVEPERVIMFRVPWIDDNGEVQVNRGFRIQMNSAIGPYKGGLRFHPSVNLSILKFLAFEQVFKNSLTTLPMGGGKGGSDFDPKGKSDNEVMKFCQSFMTELQRHIGADTDVPAGDIGVGGREVGYLYGQYKRLRNEFTGVLTGKGLSYGGSLIRPEATGYGNVYFAENMLKTKEDTIKGKTIVVSGSGNVAQYAAEKATQLGGKVVTMSDSSGYIYDSTGIDAGKLAYIQDLKNVKRGRIKEYLNEYPDAEYFEGETPWHVKCDIALPCATQNELHEDDARALVSNGCILVGEGANMPCTPEAIAVFQEAKILFSPGKASNAGGVATSGLEMSQNSLRYNWTSEEVDSKLKQIMNDIHAQCVKFGTDENGYVDYVKGANIAGFVKVADAMLAQGVV; encoded by the coding sequence ATGGAACAAAATGTAAAAGAATTTCTAGATAGCGTTTCAAAAAGGAATACCAATGAACCCGAGTTTTTACAGGCGGTTCATGAGGTTGCTGAAACTGTTATCCCATTCATTGAAAAGAATAAAAAATATCAAAATAAAAAGTTACTCGAACGTATGGTCGAGCCCGAGCGCGTGATCATGTTTCGCGTGCCGTGGATTGATGACAACGGCGAGGTACAGGTGAACCGCGGTTTCAGGATACAGATGAACTCTGCTATCGGGCCTTACAAAGGCGGGCTTCGTTTTCACCCTTCCGTAAACCTGTCTATCCTTAAATTCCTCGCTTTTGAGCAGGTGTTTAAAAACAGCCTTACCACGCTGCCCATGGGCGGTGGGAAAGGAGGGTCAGATTTTGATCCTAAAGGGAAGTCAGACAATGAGGTGATGAAATTCTGCCAGAGCTTTATGACAGAGCTACAACGCCACATTGGTGCCGATACCGATGTGCCTGCGGGCGACATTGGAGTAGGTGGGCGTGAAGTTGGTTATTTGTACGGCCAGTACAAAAGGCTTCGCAACGAATTTACCGGCGTGCTTACCGGGAAAGGCCTTTCTTACGGCGGTTCTTTGATTCGCCCCGAAGCCACAGGTTACGGAAACGTATACTTTGCCGAAAATATGCTGAAGACCAAAGAAGACACCATTAAAGGTAAGACCATAGTGGTTTCCGGTTCAGGGAACGTGGCCCAGTATGCTGCTGAAAAGGCTACCCAGCTGGGTGGAAAAGTAGTGACCATGTCCGATTCTTCAGGATATATCTACGACAGCACCGGGATTGATGCAGGTAAACTCGCGTACATCCAGGATCTTAAAAATGTGAAAAGAGGCAGGATCAAAGAATACCTCAACGAATATCCAGATGCCGAATACTTTGAAGGTGAGACTCCGTGGCATGTGAAGTGTGATATCGCGCTGCCATGTGCCACCCAGAACGAGCTGCACGAAGATGATGCCCGCGCCCTTGTGAGCAACGGCTGTATCCTTGTGGGTGAAGGTGCCAACATGCCCTGTACCCCCGAAGCTATTGCCGTGTTCCAGGAAGCGAAGATCCTCTTCTCTCCCGGAAAGGCTTCAAACGCCGGTGGGGTTGCCACTTCGGGGCTTGAGATGTCTCAAAACTCCCTGAGGTATAACTGGACTTCCGAAGAGGTAGATTCAAAACTTAAACAAATCATGAACGATATTCACGCCCAGTGTGTGAAATTTGGTACAGATGAAAACGGTTATGTAGACTACGTGAAAGGAGCCAACATCGCCGGATTCGTAAAAGTAGCCGATGCCATGCTTGCGCAGGGAGTTGTGTAA
- a CDS encoding acyl-CoA thioesterase, giving the protein MYKKSFEIRWSDIDANRHLANTAYINFMSHTRMGFLMENGFGQKEMAQHNLGPVVFYEHISYFKEVFAGKPVTVTLQLKGLSEDGMYFEFIHDFYDHKGRNFASCEMMGGWIDLKERKLTGLPKELFDNINHLSHTEDFKILTREDTRKYGKKPKDIDPAMLQA; this is encoded by the coding sequence ATGTACAAGAAGAGTTTTGAAATAAGATGGAGTGATATTGATGCCAACCGGCATTTGGCAAACACTGCCTATATAAATTTTATGAGCCACACCCGAATGGGTTTCCTTATGGAAAATGGTTTTGGGCAAAAAGAAATGGCACAGCACAACCTGGGCCCGGTGGTTTTTTATGAGCATATCTCATACTTCAAAGAAGTTTTTGCAGGAAAGCCTGTAACTGTGACCTTACAGCTAAAAGGCCTGTCGGAAGACGGGATGTACTTTGAGTTCATCCATGATTTTTACGATCACAAAGGCAGGAACTTTGCCAGCTGTGAAATGATGGGCGGCTGGATAGATCTAAAAGAGCGCAAGTTAACAGGTCTCCCAAAAGAACTGTTTGACAATATTAACCACCTTTCCCATACCGAAGATTTCAAGATCCTTACCCGTGAAGACACCAGGAAGTACGGCAAGAAGCCAAAAGATATAGACCCGGCTATGCTGCAGGCTTAG
- the recO gene encoding DNA repair protein RecO encodes MLITTKAIVFSALKYGEADLIVKCFTLQSGLKTYLLRGVLKSKKGKIKASLFQPLTRLEVVASHKDKGTLEYMKEAKLAKAYQSLHTNMLKSSVVMFLAEVLKNAVKEEEANPELYNFLDTSLEWFDTHGPAVNFHLLFLLKLSRYLGFYPDDSQCDAPVFNLVDGTFQEVETNPDCINDENVGLLQRLLGTDFDELSAIKLNQTTRSGFLLMLLKYYEIHLQGFHKPKSLAVLNEIYS; translated from the coding sequence ATGTTGATCACCACCAAAGCAATTGTTTTTAGTGCCTTAAAGTACGGGGAAGCCGATCTTATTGTGAAATGCTTTACCCTGCAAAGCGGTTTAAAGACTTACCTGCTTCGGGGGGTGCTAAAGTCTAAAAAGGGCAAAATTAAAGCCTCGCTTTTTCAGCCGCTCACCCGGCTTGAGGTCGTGGCCAGCCACAAAGACAAAGGCACGCTGGAGTACATGAAAGAAGCCAAATTGGCTAAAGCTTATCAAAGCCTGCATACCAATATGCTAAAGTCCAGCGTCGTGATGTTTCTTGCTGAAGTGCTCAAAAATGCCGTAAAAGAGGAAGAAGCAAATCCTGAGCTCTACAATTTTCTCGATACAAGCCTCGAATGGTTTGATACTCATGGCCCGGCAGTAAATTTCCACCTGCTCTTCCTGTTGAAGCTTAGCCGTTACCTGGGCTTTTACCCCGATGATTCTCAGTGCGATGCCCCGGTTTTTAATCTTGTAGACGGCACTTTCCAGGAGGTGGAGACCAACCCCGACTGTATCAACGATGAGAATGTGGGCCTTTTGCAGCGGCTCTTAGGCACAGACTTTGATGAACTTTCTGCCATTAAACTTAACCAAACCACCCGTTCGGGATTTTTACTAATGCTCTTGAAATATTACGAAATTCACCTTCAGGGTTTTCATAAGCCAAAGTCTCTTGCGGTATTGAACGAAATCTATTCCTAA